Part of the Terriglobales bacterium genome is shown below.
CGCCGGCAGCAGCCCTTCCAAGATCTGCGGCACCACGTGCTCGGGAGTGACGAAGTTGATGTTGTGGCAGCCGCGGGCCTGGAGTTCCAGCATCATCTCCGCCAGGCGCGCAGGCGTGGCCACTTCGCCTTCGAGTCTCCAACTGATGTCGAAGTTCTGGCAGAAGACGCAGCGCAGGTTGCAGCCGCTGAAGAAGATGGTGCCGGAGCCGCGCGTGCCCCGCAGGCAGTCCTCCTCCCCGAAGTGCGGGAAGTGGCTGGCGACGTGCGCGTAACGCCCCACGCGGCAAACGGCGAACTTGTCTGCCAGGCGATTGACGTGGCAATCGCGCGGGCAGAGCACGCAGTCTTCCAGTTTGGCCAGAGCGCGCTCCACGCGCCGCGCCAGCTCCCCCGAACGCCATAGCGCGAGATAGGCGGGCTGGAAGGTGGCGCGGGTTTGGAGGGCGGTGGACACGGCCTCTACCGCAGATTTTAGGCGCAGCACAGGGGCTGTTCAATCTCAGGCCCTGTGAGCAATATGAGAGAATCCCCAGGAGGTTTGCGATGCAAACGGTGGGTGTGATTCGCCAGCTGGCGCGCTATCCCGTCAAGTCGATGCAGGGTGAGGCGCTGCCGTCGCTGCGGCTGACCCTGCAAGGCTTCGAGGAGGACCGGCGCTATGCTTTCGTGCGATCCGACTCCCGCAGTGCCTTTCCCTGGCTCACCGGACGTGAACTTCCGGAGCTTCTGCGCTACCAGACTTCGGTCGAGAAGGCAGGTACGCCCGATGTCTCCGTGAAGGTCACCATCGCGAGCGGTGAGCGCTGGCGGGTGGAGAGCGACGAGCTTCGGCAGGCGCTCGAGGCGCGCTACGGCAAATCCGTGTTCCTGCTGCGCGACCATCGCGGCTCCTATGACATCGCTCCCGTATCGCTCATCAGCCGGCAAACGGTCGCGCGCATCGCGGAGGAAACCGGCACCAGGGAGGATCCCTGGCGGTTCCGTCCCAACCTGCTGGTCGATCTGGCAAACGACGAAGCATTCGCTGAATTGCAATGGGTCGGCAAGACGCTCCGCATCGGCAACCAGGCGCGCATCGCCGTCACCGAGGTGGATGAGCGCTGCGTGATGATCACCCTCGATCCCGCCACCGGCAAATCGACGCCCGAAATTCTGAAGTGCGTCGTGCAGCAGCACAACCAGTGCGCCGGAATCTACGCGACGGTGCTTACCCCGGGCGAAGTCCGTGCCGGGGATGTCATTAGCCTCGAGTCGTAACAAGGTCGTTGCCCCGGAAGCTTTGAGCGCTACCGCGAGGCTTGGCACCTGCTCCGCAGGTGACCTTCCATCAAGCGAACGGAAGGGGTGTGGCCGCGAATTGTGAACTGCGAACCATGATCTGTGAACGGAAGGGCGGAACTCGATTGGTCTTTCAAGTTTCGAGATGCGCTACGCGCTCTCCGCCTTTGAACGGAAAGCGGAGAGCGTATGGCGGACAGCGCCTTTCTGCACTACAATCCCCGCGGC
Proteins encoded:
- a CDS encoding MOSC domain-containing protein: MQTVGVIRQLARYPVKSMQGEALPSLRLTLQGFEEDRRYAFVRSDSRSAFPWLTGRELPELLRYQTSVEKAGTPDVSVKVTIASGERWRVESDELRQALEARYGKSVFLLRDHRGSYDIAPVSLISRQTVARIAEETGTREDPWRFRPNLLVDLANDEAFAELQWVGKTLRIGNQARIAVTEVDERCVMITLDPATGKSTPEILKCVVQQHNQCAGIYATVLTPGEVRAGDVISLES